The following are from one region of the Schistocerca gregaria isolate iqSchGreg1 unplaced genomic scaffold, iqSchGreg1.2 ptg000855l, whole genome shotgun sequence genome:
- the LOC126323239 gene encoding vacuolar protein sorting-associated protein 45-like produces MSAISSRPVRVRLDVINAIRQYCMEATDIARGMKVLLLDHETTPIVSLVFGQLEILQKEVYLFEKISTQNRESMPYLQAVCLFRPTEENLEHIRQELRNPKYGSYYIIFTNSVKESYLRKIAEADELELVKEVQEFYADYRAINHDTWTLNLFGPGVLSPVSVEWPMCLSRSTDGIISMLLSLKLCPYIRYQRTSELASQLARSVENRVRNSPLFHLGRAKASAPLLLILDRNEDPITPLLTAWTYQAMCHQLIGLVNNRLDLSHVEGIQEELKQVVLSSLQDEFFSEHMYDNLGDLGVVIKQFVDKFQSESKIRGRLESIEDIKRFIEQYPSFRKTAGNVSKHVAIISELQHQIQSRRLLDVSPVEQKLACHEDNNDAVESVKNILVSGPTPLHPDDALRLVLLYTLRYAQNPANQLELLTKILSRHYKIPTERLILIRLLRQYASQTRRTASLDLFRNQDWLTSVRGKIKRGLMGVTNVFTQYKPLLEKIISLLRENKLDPHDYPHLLSEPTKPPPTEILIFIVGGATFEEAALIHKINRESTEFQCLLGCTGLVRPNQFMNDILQTKNV; encoded by the exons ATGAGCGCGATCAGCAGCAGACCCGTGCGCGTCAGGCTCGACGTCATCAACGCCATCAGACAGTACTGCATGGAGGCGACCGACATCGCCAGGGGGATGAAAGTCCTCCTTCTCGATCACGAAACG ACGCCCATCGTGTCGCTGGTGTTCGGCCAGCTGGAGATCTTGCAGAAGGAAGTGTACTTGTTCGAGAAGATTTCCACGCAGAACAGGGAGTCGATGCCCTACCTGCAGGCCGTCTGCCTGTTTCGCCCGACGGAGGAGAACCTCGAGCACATCCGACAGGAGCTCAGAAACCCCAAGTACGGGTCGTACTACATTATTTTCACGAACTCGGTGAAGGAGTCCTACTTGAGGAAGATTGCCGAGGCGGACGAGCTCGAATTAGTCAAGGAGGTCCAAGAATTCTACGCGGACTACAGGGCCATCAACCACGATACGTGGACGCTCAACTTGTTCGGTCCCGGCGTCTTGAGCCCGGTGTCGGTGGAGTGGCCCATGTGCCTGTCGAGGAGCACGGACGGCATCATTTCGATGCTCTTGTCGCTGAAGCTATGTCCGTACATTCGCTACCAGCGCACGTCGGAGCTCGCCTCTCAGCTGGCTCGGTCGGTCGAGAATCGAGTCAGAAACTCTCCGCTGTTCCACTTGGGAAGAGCGAAAGCCAGCGCGCCGCTGTTGCTCATACTCGACCGCAACGAGGACCCCATCACTCCCCTCCTCACCGCGTGGACCTACCAGGCCATGTGTCACCAACTGATAGGACTAGTCAACAACCGCTTGGATCTGAGCCACGTAGAAGGCATCCAGGAAGAACTAAAGCAAGTCGTCCTCTCCTCGCTGCAAGACGAGTTCTTCTCCGAACACATGTACGACAACCTCGGAGACCTGGGCGTGGTCATCAAGCAGTTCGTAGACAAATTCCAATCAGAGTCCAAAATTCGAGGAAGGCTCGAAAGCATCGAGGACATCAAAAGATTCATCGAACAATACCCAAGCTTCAGAAAAACAGCCGGAAACGTCTCAAAACATGTGGCAATCATCAGCGAACTGCAACACCAAATCCAATCAAGACGTCTACTAGATGTGTCTCCTGTAGAGCAAAAACTGGCCTGTCACGAAGACAACAACGACGCAGTCGAAAGCGTCAAAAACATCCTCGTCTCCGGACCAACTCCTCTCCATCCCGACGACGCCCTCCGCCTCGTGCTCCTCTACACGCTCAGATACGCCCAAAACCCCGCCAACCAACTAGAACTCCTCACGAAAATCCTGTCTCGTCACTACAAAATCCCAACCGAGCGACTCATCCTCATCCGACTCCTCCGCCAATACGCCTCCCAAACCAGGCGGACCGCCTCTCTCGACCTCTTCCGAAACCAAGACTGGCTCACTTCCGTCAGGGGTAAAATCAAACGCGGACTCATGGGTGTCACCAACGTGTTCACTCAGTACAAACCCCTCCTCGAAAAAATCATCTCCCTCCTCCGCGAAAACAAACTCGACCCACACGACTATCCCCACCTCCTCTCAGAACCAACCAAACCCCCTCCAACCGAAATACTCATCTTCATCGTCGGAGGCGCCACCTTCGAAGAAGCCGCCCTCATCCACAAAATCAACCGCGAATCCACCGAATTCCAGTGCCTCCTCGGCTGCACCGGACTCGTCAGGCCAAACCAGTTCATGAATGACATCCTACAAACCAAAAACGTctaa